Proteins co-encoded in one Marinobacter qingdaonensis genomic window:
- a CDS encoding type III PLP-dependent enzyme produces MTESANANIADYYDAETFNRIKTFADGKETPFVVIDTATIDRQYDELVEGFPYAKVYYAVKANPAQPILTMLRDKGASFDIASVYELEKVLALGVSGDRISYGNTIKKARDIRTFYEKGVRLFATDSEADLRNIAKAAPGSKVYVRILTEGTLTADWPLSRKFGCQTDMAMDLLILARDLGLVPYGVSFHVGSQQREIGAWDAALNKVKVIFERLKDEDGIELKMINMGGGFPANYITRTNELKVYAEEIARFLHEDFGAELPEIIIEPGRSLISNAGVLVSEVVLISRKSRTALHRWVFTDVGKFSGLIETLDEAIKFPIWTDKAGEGEDCVIAGPTCDSADIMYEHHKYPLPLNLAIGDRMYWLSTGAYTTTYSAVEFNGFPPLKDYYI; encoded by the coding sequence ATGACCGAGTCAGCCAACGCCAACATCGCCGATTACTACGACGCTGAGACGTTCAATCGCATCAAAACTTTCGCCGACGGCAAGGAAACGCCGTTTGTGGTGATTGACACCGCCACCATCGACCGTCAGTACGACGAGCTGGTGGAAGGTTTCCCCTACGCCAAGGTCTATTACGCGGTGAAAGCCAATCCGGCCCAGCCGATTCTGACCATGCTGCGGGACAAGGGTGCCAGTTTCGATATCGCGTCGGTGTACGAGTTGGAGAAGGTGCTGGCCCTGGGTGTGTCTGGTGATCGCATCAGCTACGGCAACACCATCAAGAAGGCCCGTGACATCCGTACCTTCTACGAGAAGGGTGTGCGCCTGTTCGCCACCGACTCGGAGGCGGACCTGCGCAACATCGCCAAGGCGGCCCCGGGCTCGAAGGTGTACGTGCGCATCCTGACCGAGGGCACCCTGACCGCGGACTGGCCGCTGTCGCGCAAGTTCGGTTGTCAGACCGATATGGCCATGGATCTGCTGATCCTGGCCCGGGACCTGGGCCTGGTGCCCTACGGCGTGTCTTTCCACGTCGGTTCCCAGCAGCGGGAAATCGGCGCCTGGGACGCGGCCCTGAACAAGGTGAAGGTGATTTTCGAGCGTCTGAAGGACGAGGACGGTATCGAGCTGAAGATGATCAACATGGGCGGTGGTTTTCCGGCCAACTACATCACCCGCACCAACGAGTTGAAGGTGTACGCGGAGGAGATTGCCCGCTTCCTGCACGAGGACTTTGGTGCCGAGCTGCCGGAGATCATCATCGAGCCGGGCCGGTCGCTGATTTCCAACGCCGGTGTGCTGGTCAGCGAGGTGGTGCTGATTTCCCGGAAATCCCGCACTGCCCTGCACCGCTGGGTGTTTACGGACGTGGGCAAGTTTTCGGGTCTGATTGAGACTCTGGACGAGGCGATCAAGTTTCCGATCTGGACCGACAAGGCCGGTGAGGGCGAGGACTGTGTGATTGCCGGGCCGACTTGCGACAGTGCCGACATCATGTACGAGCACCACAAGTACCCGCTGCCGCTGAATCTGGCGATCGGGGACCGGATGTACTGGTTGTCGACGGGGGCTTACACCACCACTTACAGTGCGGTGGAATTTAATGGCTTTCCTCCGCTGAAGGATTACTACATCTGA